From the Camarhynchus parvulus chromosome 13, STF_HiC, whole genome shotgun sequence genome, one window contains:
- the HK3 gene encoding hexokinase-3, giving the protein MGSRSTRPTSHNGRPGGADRADQGLGAQEQDSRSWGPSASSAPTLGPMTVMGQSLLLHDRRGSVKVLHKDDNMDPSMAMDIDSRSAGNLNQRRDSSHGTPIQRALRTLSIPLERLHVMKGHMIEDMCKGLSRQTHAQAKVRMLPTYICSTPNGTEKGNFLVVELCQSQVRTLLVTLYGDGNLSPQMMYKIYDLPEGITQGEGEALFDFIAQCVTQFLAETTSPDTSSEQYLPLGFVFPFTCQQTQLNKAELLSWSKGFNCSGVVGKDVVELLQAAIDKQARPDKEGEASGGGGWFKSRKSSQSAPSQSRQVEVVALLNDTVGTMMTCSMEGRACEIGMVADKGSNCCFMAEAYLVETTDETSGRMCVNTEWGCFGDDGALNDLFTPYDQAVDEESSNPGEKRFEKMVGTLYLGEIVRHVLIALTAEKAMFTGADAAILKEKGVFTMQHLLEIVNNEDSITEVKRILDALGLQPSERDCGRMQQICRAVVGRAATLHATGLAAILSYMCQTRDLESLMVNVGVEGELFTSYPRFEEIVLSVSRLLAPECMATILASRDGSGRGAAMVTAVALRLAAQRRAVDEVLAPLRLSRDDLVKVQALMREEMDKGLGKETNPSASVRMLPTYVTHTPDGTEKGDFLALDLGGTNFRVLVVRITEAGITMASEIYVIPVGIMQGSGEELFDHIIDCIIDFQTKQNLVAQMLPLGFTFSFPCQQVGLDKALLLTWTKGFSASGCVGQDVVQLLRDAAKRKRHLGMQVVALVNDTVGTMMACGYDDPKCEIGLIVGTGTNACYMEEMKNVGTVEGDQGRMCINMEWGAFGDNGCLDHLFTHFDQVVDETTINPGKQRFEKLISGMYLGEIVRQILLVMTEKDLLFQGKPCPKLQTKDIFKTKFLSTIELNGLALRQIRAILNELELDASFEDSVLMKEVCQTVSLRAAQLCAAGLAAVVEKMRESRGVDQLSVTVGVDGTLYKLHPCFSTNLQTTLKDLAPKCNVTFMLSEDGSGKGAALVAAVADRAANAME; this is encoded by the exons ATGGGCAGTCGCAGCACCCGGCCCACATCCCACAATggccggcccggcggggcggaCAGAGCAGACCAAGGCCTGGGCGCGCAGGAGCAGGACAGCCG GTCGTGGGGACCCTCTGCTTCCTCCGCCCCCACGCTCGGCCCTATGACCGTGATGGGGCAGAGCCTCCTCCTCCACGACCGCAGGGGCAGTGTGAAGGTACTGCACAAGGACGACAATATGGACCCCTCAATGGCCATGGACATAGACAGCAG GTCAGCGGGCAATCTGAACCAGCGCCGTGATAGTTCCCACGGCACACCG ATACAACGAGCCCTGCGAACACTCAGCATCCCACTGGAGAGGCTGCATGTTATGAAGGGCCACATGATAGAGGACATGTGCAAGGGGCTGAGCCGCCAGACACATGCACAGGCCAAAGTGCGGATGCTGCCCACCTACATCTGTTCCACTCCCAACGGCACTG AGAAGGGCAACTTTCTGGTGgtggagctgtgccagagccaggtTCGGACCCTGTTGGTGACCCTCTACGGAGATGGAAACTTGAGCCCCCAAATGATGTACAAGATCTACGACCTGCCAGAGGGCATCACGCAGGGCGAGGGGGAAGCG CTCTTTGACTTCATTGCACAATGTGTGACCCAGTTCCTGGCCGAGACCACCAGCCCTGACACCAGCTCTGAGCAATACCTCCCCTTGGGCTTTGTGTTCCCCTTCACCTGCCAGCAGACGCAGCTGAACAAG GCAGAACTCCTCTCCTGGTCCAAGGGCTTCAACTGCAGTGGTGTGGTGGGGAAGGACgtggtggagctgctgcaggcagccatcGATAAGCAGGCTAGGCCAGATAAGGAGGGGGAGGCCAGTGGGGGAGGCGGTTGGTTTAAGAGCAGGAAATCTTCTCAATCTGCTCCTAGCCAGTCCCGCCAGGTGGAAGTTGTTGCCCTGCTGAATGACACTGTGGGCACCATGATGACCTGCAGCATGGAGGGGAGAGCCTGTGAGATCGGCATGGTTGCAG ACAAGGGCTCCAACTGTTGCTTCATGGCCGAGGCGTACCTGGTGGAAACAACAGACGAGACCAGCGGGCGGATGTGTGTCAACACTGAgtggggctgctttggggatGATGGTGCCCTGAATGACCTCTTCACACCCTACGATCAAGCTGTGGATGAGGAATCTTCCAACCCTGGGGAAAAGAG GTTTGAGAAGATGGTGGGCACCCTGTACCTGGGGGAGATTGTCAGGCACGTGCTGATTGCCCTGACTGCTGAGAAAGCTATGTTCACTGGGGCCGATGCTGCTATCCTGAAGGAGAAGGGAGTGTTCACAATGCAGCATCTTCTGGAGATTGTCAA CAACGAGGACAGCATAACTGAAGTTAAGAGGATTCTGGACGCACTGGGACTACAGCCCAGCGAGCGGGATTGCGGCCGGATGCAGCAGATCTGCCGGGCAGTGGTGGGGCGTGCTGCCACACTCCACGCCACTGGGCTGGCTGCCATCCTCAGCTACATGTGCCAGACCCGGGATTTGGAGTCGCTGATGGTCAACGTGGGGGTGGAAGGAGAATTGTTCACAAGCTACCCCAG GTTTGAGGAGATCGTGCTGAGTGTGTCAAGGCTACTGGCCCCTGAGTGCATGGCCACCATCCTGGCCTCGAGAGATGGCTCTGGGCGGGGGGCAGCCATGGTGACAGCAGTGGCTTTGCGCCTGGCAGCCCAGCGCCGTGCAGTGGACGAGGTGCTGGCCCCACTACGGCTCAGCCGCGATGACCTGGTGAAAGTCCAGGCACTGATGAGGGAGGAGATGGATAAGGGCCTGGGTAAGGAGACCAATCCCAGTGCCTCTGTCCGCATGCTGCCCACCTATGTTACTCACACACCTGATGGCACTG AAAAAGGTGACTTCCTGGCGCTGGACCTGGGGGGAACCAATTTCCGTGTGCTGGTGGTGCGCATAACAGAGGCAGGCATCACCATGGCCAGCGAGATCTACGTCATCCCAGTTGGCATCATGCAAGGCAGTGGCGAGGAG CTCTTTGACCACATCATTGACTGCATCATAGACTTCCAGACGAAGCAGAACCTGGTGGCACAAATGCTGCCTCTTGGCTTCACCTTCTCTTTCCCCTGCCAGCAAGTGGGCCTGGATAAG GCATTGCTGCTGACCTGGACCAAAGGCTTCAGCGCCTCAGGCTGCGTGGGACAGGACGTTGTCCAGCTGCTGCGGGACGCTGCCAAGCGCAAACGG CACTTAGGGATGCAGGTGGTGGCTCTGGTCAACGACACGGTGGGAACCATGATGGCCTGTGGTTATGATGACCCCAAATGTGAAATCGGCCTCATTGTGG GGACGGGGACCAATGCCTGTTACATGGAGGAGATGAAGAACGTGGGCACTGTGGAGGGGGACCAGGGCCGCATGTGCATCAACATGGAGTGGGGGGCCTTTGGGGACAACGGCTGCCTAGACCATCTCTTCACCCACTTCGACCAGGTGGTGGATGAAACCACCATCAACCCAGGCAAGCAGAG GTTTGAGAAGCTCATCAGCGGCATGTACCTGGGTGAGATCGTGCGCCAGATCCTGCTGGTAATGACAGAGAAAGACCTCTTGTTCCAAGGGAAACCCTGCCCCAAACTCCAGACCAAGGACATCTTCAAGACCAAGTTCCTCTCTACCATCGAGCT CAATGGGCTGGCCCTACGGCAGATCCGGGCCATCCTGAACGAACTGGAGCTCGATGCCAGCTTTGAGGACAGCGTGCTGATGAAGGAGGTGTGCCAGACCGTGTCCCTGCGCGCGGCCCAGCTCTGCGCTGCTGGCTTGGCTGCTGTGGTGGAGAAGATGAGGGAGAGCCGAGGCGTGGACCAACTGTCTGTCACTGTTGGGGTGGATGGTACCTTGTACAAGCTGCACCCATG CTTTTCCACCAACCTCCAGACGACACTGAAGGACCTGGCACCCAAGTGTAATGTGACCTTCATGCTATCAGAGGATGGCTCAGGGAAAGGGGCCGCGCTCGTAGCAGCTGTGGCCGATCGCGCTGCCAACGCCATGGAATAG